The DNA window GGATCAGCACGTCGGGGTGTTCGGCGCAGCTCTCGGCGACCTCCTCGTTCGCGATGCGGGGATGGCCGGTGGCGTGCTCGGCGTCGACGGTGAACACCACCGCGGCCATGCCGCGCTCGCGGTAGTAGGCAGCGGTCTCCCCGATCGAGGGCTGCCGGTGCCCGTGCGCCTTGAAGTACTCCTCGGAGGCTCCGAACAGCTCCGGGCTCAGCGACCGGTGGCCGGAGCGGGAGATCTCGGCGTGCGTGTGCACGTCGATGGCCGTCAGCCGGTCGAGGTCCATCGCGGTCATCTCATGCCTCCGGTGCCCTGAGGAGCCTTGGGAGCGGGGATGCCGTAGGTCTCCGGCTGCGCGCCCACGCCGGTGCTCCACTGCGCGGCGATCGCCTCGGCGCTCCAGCCGCCGTCCTTGACGGCGACCGCCTTCTCCTGGGGATGCGTCCAGAGGGCCAGCCGGTCGCCGCCGATGCCGATGGCCTGCCCGGTCACGTCCGCGGAGGCGTCCGAGGCCAGGAACGTGATGAGCCCGGCCACGTCCTCCACGGTGCCCAGTCCCTCGTCCTTGCGCAGCCAGCCGGGCAACGGCCTGCCGGTGCGCTCCGCCTCCTCGATGACCGGGGCGAACGCCGGGATTGTCCTGGTCATCTCGGTGGCCGCCACCGGCACCACGGCGTTCACCGTGATCCCGGCCCTGGCCAGCTCCAGCGCCCAGGTCCTGGCCATGGCGACGATCCCCGCCTTGGCCGCGGCGTAGTTGGCCTGGCCGAAGTTGCCGCGTTGCCCGGCGGGGGAGGAGATGAGCACGATGCGGCCGCCGGTGCCCTGCTCGCGCATCCGTACGGCCGCCGCCCTGGCGCAGGTGAAGGTGCCCCGCAGGTGCACCCGCACCACCGCGTCGAAGTCGTCGTCGGTCATCTTCCACAACACCCGGTCACGCAGGATGCCGGCGTTGGTCACCAGGACGTCCAGCCGTCCGAAACGCTCGACCGCGGTGGCGACCAGCTCGTCCGCCGCCGGCGTGTCGCCCACCGCGGCCACGACGCCCGCCGCGCGGCCGCCCGCGCGGGTGAGCCGTTCCACGGCGGCGTCCACGGCCTCCTGGCCGACGTCGTTGACCACCACGGCCGCGCCCGCGGCGGCCAGCGCCTCGGCGTAGGCCAGGCCCAGCCCGCGTCCGCTCCCGGTGACGATCGCGACCTTGCCCTTGAGATCCATGTCCTGACTCCATCCCGATTGACAGGAAACCTGTCGATCAGGAGGGTTGCATCGATCAGGATTCCTGTCAATGGCCTAGGGTGGGAGCCCGGGCGGGGAGCAAGGTGCAGGGGCGATGACGGAGATTCAGGCAGGACACGCGCGGCGGGAACGGGCCAAGGCGCCCGCGTCGCTGCTCTACATGGTCAAGCGGCTGGAGCTGGCCGTGCGGTCACGTCTCGACGAGGTCGTACGCCCCGCGGGCATCACCGCGCTGCAGTACACGGCTCTCACCGTGCTGGAACGCCACGACGGCATGTCCGCGGCGCAGCTGGCCCGCGACTCCTTCGTCACCGCCCAGTCCATGGCCGACATGATCCGCGCCCTGGAGAACCGGGGCCTCGTCCGCCGCGAGCGCAACCCGGCGAACGGCAGGGAGCTGCTCATCCACCTCACCGACGACGGTCACGACCTGCTCGCCACGCTGGCCGGGTCCATGGCCGCCCTGGAGGAGCGCATGGTCCTGGCGCTGTCGTCCGAGCAGGTGGGCGAGTTCCGTCACGCGCTTTCGGAGTCCTGGCGCGCGCTGTCCGACCGGGGATGACCTGGCGCCATACACACGTCGTCCTGCTGACGTGCGTGGCCGGAAATGTCTAGACGGCCGCGCTGGAGTCCTCGGGTGTGCGCGCCCGCTGCCCTGTCCGGGCGAGGCCGGCACGCCGTCAAGGCTTGCCCCCGGCGTGAGACGTACGACGAATCGATTGCGTGCGTATGAGGAAGCGTTATCCATATACTCCTGTGATGACTGACGGTGCAACGGTCGAGGCAGGCGATGTCGATCTCCCGCGCTTCCAGGTGGGCGCGCCCCCGCAACACCTGATCACGACGCTGCTGGGCGACTACTGGATCAGCCGGCCCGAGCAGCTGCCGTCCGCGGCGCTGGTGCGGCTGGCCGAGGAGTTCGGGGTGTCGGCGGTGGCCGCGCGGGCCGCGCTGAGCCGCCTGGCCCGGCGGGAGCTGCTGGAGTCGTCCAAGGTGGGGCGGCGCACCTACTACCGGCTGACCGACCGGGCCGCCGCCGTCCTGCGCGACGGCCGGCAGCGGATCATGTCCTTCGGGCTCGACCAGGGGGCGTGGGACGGGACATGGGCGGTGGCCGCGTTCTCCATCTCGGAGGAGCAGCGCGACCTGCGCCACGCGCTGCGCGGGCGGCTGCGCTGGCTGGGCTTCGCCCCGCTCTACGACGGGCTGTGGGTCTCGCCCAGGGCCGGCGCCGACGAGGCGGCGGCGGTGCTCGCCGAGCTGGGGGTGCCCACGTCCACGATCTTCCGCGCCCAGGCCCTGGACCTGCCGGGTCTGCGGGCGCCGCGGGAGGCGTGGGACTTCGACCAGCTCCGGCGGACCTACGAGGGGTTCGTGGCGCAGTACTCGCCGCTGCTGGTGCGCGTGCGCAACGGGACGGTGGGGGCCTCCGAGGCCCTGGTGGCGCGTACGGGGATCATGGACACCTGGCGCACCTTCCCCAACCACGACCCCGACCTGCCGGCCGAGCTGCTGCCCGCCGACTGGCCGCGTGGGGCGGCCCGTGACGTGTTCGTGGAGATCTACGACACGCTGGGCCCGCTCGCCGAGTTCCGGGTCAAGCAGATCGTCGGCGAGTTCGAGCCCGCCCTCGCCGAGCTGGTGGCGCACCACCGTACGGGCCTGCCGCTCGCCCCGCGCTGAACCGCTGTTCTTCCGCACCGGGACCTCTTGACAGACGTGCGGTCGTACGTGACATTAATGCGAACGATCGCAACGAGAGTTGCCAAATGATCCGGGTTGCTGGAGGAACACCATGGAATTGCCCAGGATCACCGTCGCGGCCGTGGCTGCCCTGACCCTTGCCGGTGTCGCGGCCTGCGGCGGAAACAGCGGCGGGACGGCTGGAGCGGCCGGCGGGACGGCCCTCTACGACCGCTTACCCGAGGCCATCAAGGAAGCGGGCGTCATCCGATTCGCCGGGGATTCCCACCCTCCCTACCGGATCGTCGGCAACGACGGCAAGACGGTGACCGGGATCGACAAGGAACTGCAGGACGCCCTCGGCAAGGTCCTGGGGGTCCGCACCGAGATCTCGATCGTCAACGGCCTGCCCGCCGCGCTGTCCGGCATGCTGGCCTCCCGCTACGACGCCTTCAACGGCCCCGTCAAGGACACCGCGGAGCGCGAGAAGCAGTTCGACGCCATCGTGTGGATGGTCAGCCGCACCTCCTACCTCATCCCCAAGTCGGGCTCCGCCGCCGTCGCCAGTTCCGGGGACCTGTGCGGCAAGCGCGTGGCGGGCACCGCGGGCAGCATCGTGGAGGACCAGGCCAAGCGGCTGAGCGAGTGGTGCGCCACCCAGGGCAAGCCGGCGCTCACCTTCATCGGGCTCGCCGACACCAACGGCACGATCCTGGCGGCCAAGTCCGGCCGCGCCGACGCGGCGGGCATGACCGAGAGCGCCGCGATCGACGCGATGGCCAAGGAGAAGGACGCCTTCACGTACGTCACGCAGACCGACGAGCAGGGCGCAGGCATCGACCGGCTCGCGATGCTGGTGCCCAAGAGCGGCGGCCTCGGCCCCGTGATGCTGGAGGCGTTCAAGGAGATCTTCGACAACGGCGAGTACCGGCGCATCGTCGACAAGTACGGCCTGCAGAAGGTCGCCGTGGACAAGCCCGCGATGAACACCGCGGCGACACCGTGAGCCAGGTCGCCGGCCCCGCCGACGTCGCCACCGCCCGCCCGCGGATCCGCCCGCTGCGGTGGCTGGCCGGCGCCGCCCTGCTCGTGCTCGCCGCCCAGCTCGCCTGGTTCCTGGTCACCAACCCGCGCTTCGAGTGGCCGGTCGTCGCCGAATACCTGCTCGACCCCAACATCGTGGCAGGGCTCGGCATGTCGCTGCTGCTCACCGTCATCGCCATGACGCTGGGCAGCGGGCTGGGCGTGCTGCTCGCCGCCGGCCGGCTGAGCGGTTTCCGTCCGCTGGCGTGGGCGTGCGGCGTGTACGTGGCGGTCTTCCGCGGCATCCCGCCGCTGGTCCAGCTCATCTTCTGGTTCAACCTCGGCTATCTGCTGCCGCGCATCTCGCTCGGCGTGCCGTTCGGGCCGACCTTCGCCTCGTGGCCGACCAACGCCGTGATCAGCTCGCTGACCGCCGCGGTCCTCGGGCTCACGCTGCACGAGGCCGCGTACATGGCCGAGATCGTCCGGGCCGGCATCCTGGCCGTGGACGGCGGCCAGCGCGACGCGGCCCGCGCCATGGGCTTCACCGCCACCCAGACCTTCGTCAAGGTGGTGCTGCCGCAGTCGATGCGGGTGATCATCCCGCCCACGGGCAGCCAGTTCATCAGCCTGCTCAAAGGCACCTCGCTGGTCAGCGTCATCGCCATGGCCGACCTGCTCTACTCGGTCCAGGTGATCTACAACCGGACCTACCAGATCGTGCCGCTGCTCATCGTGGCCTGCGCGTGGTACCTGGCCGTGGTCACCGTGCTGTCGCTCGGCCAGCGGCGCCTGGAGCGGCACTTCGGGAAGGGGCAGTGATGAGCCCGGTCCTGCGCGTCCATGACGTGCGCAAACGCTTCGGCGACCACGTGGCGCTCGCCGGGGTGAGCCTCGACGTGCACGAGGGCGAGGTCGTCACCGTCATCGGCCCGTCCGGGTCCGGCAAGTCCACCCTGGTCCGCTGTATCCACCAGCTCGAACCCATCGACGGCGGCTCCATGTACCTCGACGGCGAACTGCTCGGCCACGAGCTGCACCGGGGCCACCTGCGGCCGCTGCCGGAGCGGCGGGTGGCCGCGCAGCGCGGCCGGATGGGCATGGTCTTCCAGCAGTTCAACCTGTTCGCGCACTGGAGCGTGCTGCGCAACCTCACGGAGGCGCAGGTCGCCGTGCACGGCCGCACGCCGGACAAGGCGCGCGAGGAGGCGCTGCGGCTGCTGGAGCGGGTGGGGCTGGCCGGCAAGGCGGACGCCCATCCGCGCCAGCTGTCGGGCGGGCAGCAGCAGCGCGTCGCCATCGCGCGCGCCCTGGCGACCGAGC is part of the Nonomuraea coxensis DSM 45129 genome and encodes:
- a CDS encoding MarR family winged helix-turn-helix transcriptional regulator, which translates into the protein MTEIQAGHARRERAKAPASLLYMVKRLELAVRSRLDEVVRPAGITALQYTALTVLERHDGMSAAQLARDSFVTAQSMADMIRALENRGLVRRERNPANGRELLIHLTDDGHDLLATLAGSMAALEERMVLALSSEQVGEFRHALSESWRALSDRG
- a CDS encoding amino acid ABC transporter permease, producing MSQVAGPADVATARPRIRPLRWLAGAALLVLAAQLAWFLVTNPRFEWPVVAEYLLDPNIVAGLGMSLLLTVIAMTLGSGLGVLLAAGRLSGFRPLAWACGVYVAVFRGIPPLVQLIFWFNLGYLLPRISLGVPFGPTFASWPTNAVISSLTAAVLGLTLHEAAYMAEIVRAGILAVDGGQRDAARAMGFTATQTFVKVVLPQSMRVIIPPTGSQFISLLKGTSLVSVIAMADLLYSVQVIYNRTYQIVPLLIVACAWYLAVVTVLSLGQRRLERHFGKGQ
- a CDS encoding SDR family oxidoreductase — its product is MDLKGKVAIVTGSGRGLGLAYAEALAAAGAAVVVNDVGQEAVDAAVERLTRAGGRAAGVVAAVGDTPAADELVATAVERFGRLDVLVTNAGILRDRVLWKMTDDDFDAVVRVHLRGTFTCARAAAVRMREQGTGGRIVLISSPAGQRGNFGQANYAAAKAGIVAMARTWALELARAGITVNAVVPVAATEMTRTIPAFAPVIEEAERTGRPLPGWLRKDEGLGTVEDVAGLITFLASDASADVTGQAIGIGGDRLALWTHPQEKAVAVKDGGWSAEAIAAQWSTGVGAQPETYGIPAPKAPQGTGGMR
- a CDS encoding amino acid ABC transporter ATP-binding protein, which translates into the protein MSPVLRVHDVRKRFGDHVALAGVSLDVHEGEVVTVIGPSGSGKSTLVRCIHQLEPIDGGSMYLDGELLGHELHRGHLRPLPERRVAAQRGRMGMVFQQFNLFAHWSVLRNLTEAQVAVHGRTPDKAREEALRLLERVGLAGKADAHPRQLSGGQQQRVAIARALATEPRIMLFDEPTSALDPELVEEVLGVVRDLAAGGMTMIIVTHEMGFAREVADRCVFMEHGRVVETGTPEEFFDRPGSPRLRAFLSRFSQERTPEVPAGQALKEEKVR
- a CDS encoding PaaX family transcriptional regulator; translation: MTDGATVEAGDVDLPRFQVGAPPQHLITTLLGDYWISRPEQLPSAALVRLAEEFGVSAVAARAALSRLARRELLESSKVGRRTYYRLTDRAAAVLRDGRQRIMSFGLDQGAWDGTWAVAAFSISEEQRDLRHALRGRLRWLGFAPLYDGLWVSPRAGADEAAAVLAELGVPTSTIFRAQALDLPGLRAPREAWDFDQLRRTYEGFVAQYSPLLVRVRNGTVGASEALVARTGIMDTWRTFPNHDPDLPAELLPADWPRGAARDVFVEIYDTLGPLAEFRVKQIVGEFEPALAELVAHHRTGLPLAPR
- a CDS encoding transporter substrate-binding domain-containing protein, giving the protein MELPRITVAAVAALTLAGVAACGGNSGGTAGAAGGTALYDRLPEAIKEAGVIRFAGDSHPPYRIVGNDGKTVTGIDKELQDALGKVLGVRTEISIVNGLPAALSGMLASRYDAFNGPVKDTAEREKQFDAIVWMVSRTSYLIPKSGSAAVASSGDLCGKRVAGTAGSIVEDQAKRLSEWCATQGKPALTFIGLADTNGTILAAKSGRADAAGMTESAAIDAMAKEKDAFTYVTQTDEQGAGIDRLAMLVPKSGGLGPVMLEAFKEIFDNGEYRRIVDKYGLQKVAVDKPAMNTAATP